The DNA region GAGTTCCCAACGGGCTACTGCGAAGCGGGAGGGCTGGTTGCGGCCCTTTCCTCCTCATACGCGCTCAGCGCTCTGTGAATCATTGCTTCCACGTCGGGGGTGGTGTTACTCCACACAAGATGCACTGCCGGCTGCTCTCGGTGGAACACCCTGAAGATCTCATCGGCAAACGCTTGGCCGATCATCGGCACACCCCGGAAGTCGAGCATCACCTCCCGGAACCTGCCGAACCGCGCAACAAGCCGGCGAGCCTGCGAACGCGAGATGAGATTCTCCTGCCCATAGCGAAGGAGTTCGACGGGGACATGCGTTCGCGAAAAGTCGTAGCCTGCCGGGTCCCTGGCGAAGCGATCGAACACCTCTTTGATCGTTCGCGTCGAGCGCGTGCTGATGGTCATGCTGACGAGTGTTCCCCCGTCGCTTCCTCGACTCTCCAGCAGCCAATCGTCGTCCGGCTCCATGTGGCCGAAGAACAGCCCGCCTGAGAGGATCGAGAACTCATCGAACATCCGGATCGTGAAGAAAATGCCCTCCCCCGTGTGGCCGTGTGGATCGGTCGTGAGCTTGCCCTTGGCGAGTTCCAGGATTGCGTGGCGCTCGTCGTCGAGCCCGAGCTTCTCCTTGATCTTGCGGAAGATGCCCACGCCGTTGTCCCAGATCGCGATGCCCACGGCATCCCCAGCCAGCGTCACTGTAACATGGCACGTTGTTCCCTCAGAGTGCTCGAGCGCATTGTTGAAAATCTCTGAGAAGCCGTGCTGGCATATAGCCAGCACATTCCCCGGCAAAACCGCTACGGCCTCGGCCGGCGCCGACGTGAGCGCAGGTGCCACCTGCTCACGCCACACGCGGTCCTCGCTCACACCGGGGGCGATGGGGAACGCGCGGCTCAGGCACACAAGTTCCTTAAGCCGGTAGACGCGGCTGCGCGTGCGTCCTATTGCCTCCAGAATGCCTCTGCCAACGAGGTCCCGCAGATGCCGAGCGACGGACTGCCTGGTGATGTCGAAGCGCTCCGCGGTGACTCGAGCGATGTCGCGGGGATGCTCAGCAACGTTGGAGATGATGAATGAGCGGATCGCCTTGGTCTGAGCCTGTGCCATGGGAGCGCCCTATTGTAAGCATGCGTTACCCACATTCACAACATCTCAAGCTCTATTGTAACCCATGGCCATCCGTTTTGTCAACATGATCCCGACGTGTCGCGTGGCACGCTGCGCACGTGGCCTGGGAGCTTATATTGCGGATTGTCGTAGACAAGCGTCCCGCGTGTCGAGGGGCCGACGAAAGCCGCAAGCGGGACGCTCGCGGCTCCGCTTGGCGCGGGCGTTTCCCATTCTGGGACCTTCTGCAACAGCAATTACTCAGGCTTCCTTGCGGCCGACCAGCCTGCCCAGCGCGCGCGCGAAGGCGCGGAGCGGGCCAGGGTCCTTCATCTCGTCCAGCTTCTGCTTCTCGCCGAGGATCGCGTCGAGTTCGCCATCATCCACCCACACGCCGTGGCAGCGCTCGCAGCGGTCAATGGAGACCGGGTTGAGGTAGGTGTACGTGTAGCGCAGGAGGCGCGCGTCCTTGCAGCGCGGGCAGCGCATGTGGGCGCTCACCGCGCCGTCCTGCACCTGGGGGTTCCCGTACTTCTTCTCGAGCGCCTCCTCCACCCCGCTGACCTTGGCGTCGCGCAGGCGCTCGAGTTCGCCGCGGTCGAGCCAGATGCCGTCGCACTGGTGGCACTTGTCGAGGTCCAGCCCCAACAGCTTCACCCGGGCCAGCGCCGCGCCATCGCGTGGACAGTTCATCTCACCGCTCCTCAGTAACCCACTTGTCAGTGCGTTCGTTCGATGCCCTTCGATAGTAGCGGAACAAGGCTTGCCGCGCAAGGGCGCGCATCCCTTATGCCTTGACACGCCGCGTTCGGCGCGGTAGCATCAGGTGTGGGAGCGGGAGATGGAGGGACGGGTGCGCAAGGAGACCATGCGATGAGAAGCAGGACTCTTCTGGCGGCCATGGCACTCTGGGGCCTCGCCTCGGCCGGCGAGGTCCTCTGGGCGCCCTCGTTCGAGGCGGGTATGCGGAGAGCGAAGGAGAAGAACCTGCCGACCCTGGTGGACCTCTACACCGACTGGTGCGGCTGGTGCAAGAGGCTGGATGCCGACGTGTTCTCGACCGCGCAGGTGAAGGCCATGCTGGCCAAGGACCTCGTGGGCATCAAGCTGAACCCCGAGAAGGACAGGAAGAACGGCGAGAAGTTCAAAGTCGAAGGCTTCCCGACCGTGGTCTTCACCGATCCGGACGGCAAGGAACTGCACCGCGTGGTGGGCTATCTGCCCCCGGCCAAGTTTGTGGCGGAAATGAAGAAGGCCATCGAGCTCTTCAAAGAGCAGACGAAGCCCAAGGTGCAGGAGGTCCCGGCCGCGCCTCCGAAGACCGAGTGACCCCGGCCCCCTCTCGCGCGAAGCAGAGCACATGACGACCGGCAAGCGGTTCAGCGTGGCAGGCGTGCTCTTCCTCGCCGGGCTGGGCATCTCCGTGGCGCTCCAGCAGTGGGGCAGCCGGGGCGTGGCGAGCGCGCCCGGCGTCGAGCCCGGGCCACAGGCGGCTCCCGCGCCGCCGCAGCGCATCGTGGCCATTCCCCCCAGCGCGGTCGAGTTCCTCTTCGCCCTCGGCGCCGGCGGGCGCGTGGCCGCCGTGGGCGACTGGTGCCGGCACCCGCCCGAGGCCACACGCCTGCCCCGCATCGGCGGCGAGACCAATCCCGGCCTCGAACGCATCCTCGCCCTGCGGCCCGACCTCCTGATCGTCCAGGGCAAGGCCGACAAGGTTGAGGCATTCGGCCGCGAGCACGGCATCCGCATCCTGCACATGAACACCGACACGCTGCCCACCCTGCGCGCCGGCGTGCGCGAGCTGGGCCGCCTCGTGGGCTGCGCGGCCGAGGCCGAGCGCCTGGCCGCGCGGATTGATCTGGACCTGGCCACCGTGGCCCACCGCGTGGCGGGCAGGCCCCGGCCCCGCGTGTTCCTGTGCATGAACCACAGCCCGGGCACCCTGCGCGGGCTCTCGACCGCGCACGGCGCCAGCCTCCTCAGCGGGCTTCTCGAAATCGCCGGCGGCCACAACGTGCTCGGCGACGTCGAGCTGGCCTACCCGCCCGTGTCGAAGGAGGAACTCCTCCGCCGCGCGCCCGAAGTCATCCTGGACCTCCACCCGGGCGAAGAGCTGTCCGACGAAGCCCGACGCCAGCTCCTGGCCGACTGGCAGGCGATGGCCACGGTGCCCGCCGTGCGCGACGGGCGCATCCACATTCTCACCGACGACACGCTGCTCATCCCCGGCCCGCGCGTGACCCACGTGGCCCGCCGCCTGGCCGAGATTCTGCACCCAGAGGCGGGAACCGAATGAGCGACCCCCCGCGGCTCCAGCTCGACGCCATCGCCTACCGCTATCCCGCCTCCGACTGGCGCCTCGAGGGGGTGTGCCTGGCCATCGGGGCGGGGGAGCTGCTGGCGATCATCGGACCCAACGGCTCGGGCAAGAGCACCCTGCTGCGGTTGGCCGCGGGGGTGCTGACGCCCGGCTCGGGCCGCGTGCTGCTCGGCGGGCGCGACCTGGGCCGCCTGTCGCGCCGCGAGATCGCCCGTTCCCTGGGCTATCTGCCGCAGCAGGTGCGCAGCGACTTCGACTACACGGTCGAGGAGGTGGTGGCCCTGGGGCGGTTCCCGCACCTGTCGGGAGCCGGCTTCCTCACGGCGGGCGACCAGGCCGTGGTGGACCGCTGCCTCGCCGAGGCCGAGATCGCCGCGCACCGCCAGCGCCCGCTCTCGCACCTCTCGGGCGGCGAGCGCCAGCGCGTCTTCCTCGCCTCGGTGCTGGCGCAGGAGCCGCGGGTGCTGCTCCTCGACGAGCCGACGGCCGCTCTGGACATCCACCACCAGGTGCGCTTCTTCGGCCTCGTGCGCCGGCTTGTGCGCCAGGGCATCGGTGTAGCCGTGGTGACTCACGACGTCAACCTCGCCTCGCTCTACTGCGACCGCGTGGCGCTCCTGCGCGGCGGGCGGCTCGTCGAGCACGGCCCGCCCGAGACGGTGCTGCGGGCCGACGTGCTCCGCGCCACCTACGGGGAGGACGTGCTGCTGAGCCGGCACCCGGCCACGGGCCGGCCCGTCGTCCTGCCCGCCGTGGAGGCGGAGAACGCCGGCGCGCGCCTCGAGACCGGCAATCGGGATTCGGAAATCGAGCATGCTTAGCCCTCGCCGCTGCTCCTGGATTCTCCTCGCCTACCTGGCGCCCTGCCTCGCCATCGCCTGCGCCGCGCCGTTCGTGGGCAGCGCAGCCACGACGCCGGCGATCTTCTGGAGCCTGCGCGTGCCGCGCGTGATCCTCGGCTTCGTGGCCGGCGGCACGCTGGCCGCCGTGGGCGCGGCCTTCCAGGTGATCCTGCGCAACCCCCTGGCCGAGCCATACACGCTGGGGGTGGCGAGCGGCGGCGCGCTGGGCGCGGCCGTCGCCTTCTGGACGCCCGGGCTGGCCCTGACGCTGGGGCCGCTCTCCTCGCTCCAGCTCTTCTCGCTGGCCGGCTGCGGCGCCGCGCTCGCGCTCATCTACGCCCTCGCCCGCCGCCCGCACGGCATCTCGATGAGCACGCTGCTGCTGGCCGGCGTGACGATCGGCATCCTGTGCGGCGCGCTCATCATGCTCGTGCGTTTCCTCGCCAAGCCCACCATCCTGGTGGCCATGGAGCGCTGGGTGATGGGGGGGCTGGACATCTTCGGCTATCGCGAGGTGGCGGGCGTGGCGCCGTTTCTGCTCCCCGGCCTCGGGCTGCTCGCCTTGCAGGTGCCGTCGCTGAACCATCTGTCGCTCGGCGACGAGATGGCGGCGGGGCACGGGGTGGACGTGGCCGCGGTGCAGCGCGAGGTGTTCCTGGGCGCGGGGCTGGCCACGGCGGCGGTGGTGTCGGTGGCGGGGCCGATCGGCTTCGTGGGCCTCATCGTGCCGCACGCGGTGCGCCGCCTCTCGGGCTTCGACCACCGCATCGTCCTGCCCGCTTCGTTCCTGGTGGGCGGCGCCTTCCTGATCGCCTGCGATGCCCTGGCGCGCGTCATCGTCGCCCCCGCCGAGATGCCCGTCGGCATCGTCACGGCGCTCATTGGCGGCCCCGTCTTCATCCGCATCCTGCTCACGCGCAAGTGAAGCCCCCGCGGGTGCGGGCCGGAATTGTGGGTGGCTGCGGGAGCTCCAAAGGAGCGAGATAGGATAGCCCAGGGCAACGCCCTGGGAACAAGACCGCCCCGCG from Planctomycetota bacterium includes:
- a CDS encoding helical backbone metal receptor, with protein sequence MTTGKRFSVAGVLFLAGLGISVALQQWGSRGVASAPGVEPGPQAAPAPPQRIVAIPPSAVEFLFALGAGGRVAAVGDWCRHPPEATRLPRIGGETNPGLERILALRPDLLIVQGKADKVEAFGREHGIRILHMNTDTLPTLRAGVRELGRLVGCAAEAERLAARIDLDLATVAHRVAGRPRPRVFLCMNHSPGTLRGLSTAHGASLLSGLLEIAGGHNVLGDVELAYPPVSKEELLRRAPEVILDLHPGEELSDEARRQLLADWQAMATVPAVRDGRIHILTDDTLLIPGPRVTHVARRLAEILHPEAGTE
- a CDS encoding DUF4325 domain-containing protein — its product is MAQAQTKAIRSFIISNVAEHPRDIARVTAERFDITRQSVARHLRDLVGRGILEAIGRTRSRVYRLKELVCLSRAFPIAPGVSEDRVWREQVAPALTSAPAEAVAVLPGNVLAICQHGFSEIFNNALEHSEGTTCHVTVTLAGDAVGIAIWDNGVGIFRKIKEKLGLDDERHAILELAKGKLTTDPHGHTGEGIFFTIRMFDEFSILSGGLFFGHMEPDDDWLLESRGSDGGTLVSMTISTRSTRTIKEVFDRFARDPAGYDFSRTHVPVELLRYGQENLISRSQARRLVARFGRFREVMLDFRGVPMIGQAFADEIFRVFHREQPAVHLVWSNTTPDVEAMIHRALSAYEEERAATSPPASQ
- a CDS encoding ABC transporter ATP-binding protein, with product MSDPPRLQLDAIAYRYPASDWRLEGVCLAIGAGELLAIIGPNGSGKSTLLRLAAGVLTPGSGRVLLGGRDLGRLSRREIARSLGYLPQQVRSDFDYTVEEVVALGRFPHLSGAGFLTAGDQAVVDRCLAEAEIAAHRQRPLSHLSGGERQRVFLASVLAQEPRVLLLDEPTAALDIHHQVRFFGLVRRLVRQGIGVAVVTHDVNLASLYCDRVALLRGGRLVEHGPPETVLRADVLRATYGEDVLLSRHPATGRPVVLPAVEAENAGARLETGNRDSEIEHA
- a CDS encoding zf-TFIIB domain-containing protein, coding for MNCPRDGAALARVKLLGLDLDKCHQCDGIWLDRGELERLRDAKVSGVEEALEKKYGNPQVQDGAVSAHMRCPRCKDARLLRYTYTYLNPVSIDRCERCHGVWVDDGELDAILGEKQKLDEMKDPGPLRAFARALGRLVGRKEA
- a CDS encoding thioredoxin fold domain-containing protein, coding for MRSRTLLAAMALWGLASAGEVLWAPSFEAGMRRAKEKNLPTLVDLYTDWCGWCKRLDADVFSTAQVKAMLAKDLVGIKLNPEKDRKNGEKFKVEGFPTVVFTDPDGKELHRVVGYLPPAKFVAEMKKAIELFKEQTKPKVQEVPAAPPKTE
- a CDS encoding iron ABC transporter permease; translated protein: MLSPRRCSWILLAYLAPCLAIACAAPFVGSAATTPAIFWSLRVPRVILGFVAGGTLAAVGAAFQVILRNPLAEPYTLGVASGGALGAAVAFWTPGLALTLGPLSSLQLFSLAGCGAALALIYALARRPHGISMSTLLLAGVTIGILCGALIMLVRFLAKPTILVAMERWVMGGLDIFGYREVAGVAPFLLPGLGLLALQVPSLNHLSLGDEMAAGHGVDVAAVQREVFLGAGLATAAVVSVAGPIGFVGLIVPHAVRRLSGFDHRIVLPASFLVGGAFLIACDALARVIVAPAEMPVGIVTALIGGPVFIRILLTRK